From the Anaerolineales bacterium genome, the window CATCCAGACCCATGCCCGGGATGTAAAAAACCTGGATATATAACCTCCCGGACCGAATATGGTCATTGCCCGAAATCAGGTGTTTTACTGCTGAATAATTATATTTGTGCCTATTCCAGAATACCTGTGCTAACGTATAATTAGCTAAATGGCTTTGGAACCTGGCTCACTGCTTAATAATCGCTACCGCATTGTTGAAGTGCTTGGACAAGGGGGAATGGCGGCAGTTTATAAAGCCATCGATGAAAACCTGGGAGTTGAGGTAGCAGTAAAGGAAAACCTCTTCACTACAGAGGAATTCGCCCGACAGTTCCGTTTAGAAGCGACAATCTTAGCCAGCCTGCGTCAATCCAACCTGCCCCGAGTGTCTGATCACTTTGTGATTGAGCCACAGGGGCAGTATCTAGTCATGGATTTTATTGAAGGTGAAGACCTGCGCCAACGGGTTGACAGGTTAGGTTGTTTACCAGAACAAGAGGTGATCGTCCTCGGGGTCGCGATCTGTGATGCGACATCCTATATGCATACACGCCAACCAATGATCCTGCATCGCGACATCAAACCTGGGAATGTTCGCATCACGCCGCATGGACATATTTATCTGGTGGATTTCGGACTGGCAAAGGTTGTAGAAGGGCGCGAAGCAACCCACACAGGGGCGCGAGCGATGACACCAGGTTATTCACCACCGGAACAGTATGGTACGGCGCGGACAGATCCACGTTCAGATATCTATTCCTTAGGAGCTACCCTCTACTGTGCGCTGACCAATGCCCTACCTGAAGATGGCCTTGACCGGGCGATGAAGCGAGTGGGCCTGACACCTATTCAGAAACATAACCCGAAGATATCCGATACACTTGCCAGGATCATTGAAAAATGCCTGGAAATCCAGCCTCAGGACAGGTACCAAACGGCAGATGAACTTCGTTATGACCTGATGGAAGCCAGGAGCATCTCACGTAGGAAATTGCCCCTTGAATTAGTACTGCAACCCCCACCAATCACCTTGCACGATCGGCTGCCTGAAGGAAAGCGCGGCAATCAACCTGCCCAAGCCTCCGGAAAGCCTGGGGAGGTTGGTGGAAAAAAAGTTTCCACCCAGCCGCTTGAATTGGAACGAGGAGACTCACGTTCAGCAAATATCGGATCGAAAAAAGGCCGGCGCTCGAGGTGGCTGCTCTTAATGTTTTTCCCACTAATCTTGTTAGGTGGGATAGCAACCTATATCATTAATCCGGGAATGGTAACGCAAGCAATCGGACAGTTTTTTCCTCAGAACAGTCCCACTTACACACCACTAAGTATTACACCAACTGGCACTTCAATTCCCCTGGTGGTTATTGAATCAAAAACTCCTACGCCTACTTTTACACCGACAAGTACAATTACCATCGTTCCAACAGCTACATATTCAGCTACCCCGAGTCCATCTCCGACAATAACGAATACACCCCTTCCAACCCCAATTGGAGGCTCAGACCAAATTGCCTTTACGACTAACCGAAGTGGTGCAGTTGAGATATGGCTGATGAACAATGATGGTAGTGAGATAAAGCAAGTAACCAATATCCCTGAAGGGGCCTGTCAGCCTCGCTGGTCTCCTGATGGGTTGAGGTTAGTATTCATCTCCCCTTGCATAAGGCAACAAAGCTATTACCCTGGCGCAAGCTTATTCTTGATCAATGCAGATGGATCAGGCCTGACGCCTCTGCCCAACGTCCCCGGAGGGGATTATGATCCAAGCTGGTCACCGGACGGTAAGCATATTGCTTTTACATCGCTACGCAACAATGGTGTTCCGGGAATTTATGTTATTAATTTAGAGACAAATTCTGTGACTTCACTCTTCGATGATGAAACCAGGGCCATCTACCAACCGGCCTGGTCCCCCAACGGGCAGGAAATCGCTTATGTCAATAGCGATAACCGGATTGGTGTCATGGATGTGAATGGTGAGAACAGGCATGGTCTTACGGTAGGCGGTGGTGATTACAGAGTGAGTAGTCCCTCATGGTCACCAGATGGTTCGGTTGTTATCTTCTCGACCTCGGTTCTATCGGATACGACAGGAGCAACCACGTTGATAGCGGTGCCGTATACCCTGACCGGAGCAATGCCGGTAAGTGTGCCAAATTCTCTGCTGATCACCGACGCAAGTTACTCTATCGATGGATACTGGTTGTTATTTACCAGCTGGTATTCGGGGAATCATGAGATCTCAGTGATGCGGCCCAACGGTGTTGATCGACATGCCATCCTGATAGATCCAGCATATGATTTTGACCCAGCTTGGAGACCGAATCCAGTTAAATGACCATTCACCTCCATTGTATTAAGGGGAAATCTTTTGGGGAGCGTAAGCTCCTGATTCTCACCAGGTTTATATACTACAGAAAACAATAAGATCGGCTTTATTCCTTGAATTTAGGACTAATGATACTTGTAAATTTCCCTGTTTTCATGGATAATGAACTACGTATTCCATCAGAACAATTTCATTCCAATTAAATACAACGGCCACTATATCTAGTAGAAGGAGTGATTATGACAGCGCAAATCATTGATGGGAAGGCAATTTCAGAAAAGTTACTCACTGAAATTGCTGCAGATGTACAGGCTATGGTCAAGAATGGACTACCCTGCCCCGGCCTCGCAGCAGTATTAGTGGGTGAAAATCCGGCATCACAGCAATATGTAAGCATGAAGCGGAAAACCTGTGCAAAATATGGGCTTGAGTCCTATGGATATGTCCTACCAAAGACAGCCACCCAGGCTGAAGTGGAGGGGTTGGTCAAGGAGCTGAATGCAGATCCAAAAGTGAATGGGATCTTAGTTCAACTTCCCTTGCCCGATCATCTGGATGATGAAAAAATCCTTAATTCCATCAGCGTTGAAAAAGATGTAGACGGATTCCATCCAATCAACATTGGCCGGTTAGCCCAAAAAGGTCGCGAGCCATTATTTGTACCCTGCACACCTGATGGATGTATATATCTGATCGACCAAACCGGTTTTAATCTCAAAGGAGCAAATGCGGTCGTTTTAGGGCGATCAAACATCGTGGGGATGCCTGTCGCACTCTTACTGGTGAAGCGTGATGCAACTGTCACGATTTGCCATTCACGATCAAAAGACCTCCCCAGCATCTGCCGCAGTGCTGACGTATTGATCGCTGCGGTCGGTAGACCAGAAATGGTGAAAGCCGATTGGATCAAGCCTGGTGCAGTGGTGATTGACGTTGGAACCAACCGGGTGGATGATCCCACCACAGAAAAAGGTTACCGCCTGGCAGGCGACGTAGCATTCAACGAAGCCAAGGAAGTCGCAGGTTGGATCTCACCGTATCCCGGTGGCGTGGGGCCGATGACGATCACCATGCTGCTGCGTAACACCGTCAGGGCAGCCAAGATCCAGGCAAAAACTCTTTAAAAATTAATTAACGACTGCAGATCATTCCTGCAGTCGTTTTTTCTTGGAAAAAGTTGTCTGACAATTGACAAGTAGATAAATATTTGCTAAACTTATTTGTCTGACAACTTACGTCCAAAGAGCATAATTAGGTAGATCATGGGCACATTATTAGTTCGTAATGCTGAAATTTTGGTAACGATGGATGAGCAGAGGAGGGAAATCCGCCAAGGGGGACTGTTCATAAGGGATGGTTTCATTGAGCAAGTTGACGCAACCGAGCACCTCCCACAAACTGCCGACGAAATCCTGGATCTGCGAGACCATATTATCCTGCCTGGTTTAATTAACACTCACCACCATTTTTATCAAACTCTTACCCGGGTAGTCCCTGCTGCTCAAAATGCGAATTTATTCAACTGGCTAAAAACACTTTATCCGATTTGGGGCAGGATGACACCTCAAGATATTTTCATATCCACGCAGGCTGCTCTGGCAGAGTTAGCGTTATCCGGCTGTACGACAGCCTCTGACCACCTGTATATCTTCCCAAACGGATCAAAACTGGATGATGAAATTGAAGCAGCAAAAGAAATCGGACTGCGTTTGCATGCATCGCGCGGGTCCATGAGCCTGGGAGAAAGTAAAGGTGGTTTACCGCCAGATCGTGTTGTGGAAGATGAAGGATTTATCTTAAAAGACTCACAGCGACTAATTGAACGCTATCACGACCCGAAACCCGGTGCGATGATCCAGATCGTGATCGCCCCATGCTCGCCATTCAGCGTGACAGGTGATTTAATGCGATCAAGTGCAGCTTTGGCACGCCAGTATCGGGTGCAGCTGCATACCCACCTTGCTGAAACCCAAGATGAAGAAGTATTTTGTTTGCAAAAATTTGGTGAACGTCCGGTTGAGCTAATGGATAGGTATGAATGGATCAACCGTGACGTCTGGTTTGCACACTCCGTACATGTTAATGAAGGTGAGATCAAAGTTTATGCCGATCACGGGTGCGGAGTGGCGCACTGCCCAACCTCAAACATGCGCCTGGCATCGGGCATTGCACCAGTTATGGCCATGTTGCAGGCTGGGGTAAAACTCGGTCTAGGTGTAGATGGCTCGGCAAGCAATGACGGCTCTAACTTACTTGAGGAAACTCGGCAGGCATTACTGGCTGCCAGGGTAAAAGCAGGGCTGGCTGGCGCTTCAAAGTCCAGCGAGACAAGCTCACCCTTAATGACCGCCCGGCAGGCGCTTGAGATAGCTACCCTCGGGGGGGCGAGTGTATTGGGGCGCCCTGATCTGGGGTCCCTCGAAGTGGGAAAGTGTGGAGACTTCTTCGCCATCAACCTGAAGAGACTGGAATATGCTGGTGCATTGCATGATCCGATCTCTGCTATTGTTTTTTGTGCGCCAGTAAAAGTGGATTATACGATTGTTCATGGAAGAGTGGTTGTGAATCAAGGTGAGCTGGCAGGATTGGACTCTCATAAACTAATCGAAAAGCACAATCAAGCTGCCTGGAGGCTGGTAAATGGGAATAATTAGCTCAACAATCAGCAAGTCATTGGTCGATGTTGCCATGGGTAAGGTTCCTGCAGATTTGGTTATCCGTAATGGCTGTTGGGTATGCGTCCAATCTGCGGAAGTTCTCCCAAATACAGATATTGCGATAAAAGATGAACGTATCGCGTATGTCGGTGAAAATGCCGGGCACACAATTGGTGAACATACCCAGGTGATTGATGCGAAGGACAGGTTCCTGGTGCCAGGGTTGCTCGATGGCCATATGCATGTCGAATCTGGAATGCTAACGGTCACTGAATTTGTGCGCGCAGTAATCCCGCATGGTACGACTGGTATGTTCATAGATCCCCATGAGATCGCCAATGTCTTTGGATTGGAAGGTGTACGATTGATGGTGGAGGAAGCAGCCTGCCAACCAATCCATGTATGGGTGCAGATGCCATCTTGTGTGCCGTCAGCGCCAGGTTTGGAGACGCCTGGAGCAACTCTTGGCCCGCGTGAAGTTGCCGAAGCGATGAGCTGGGAGGGGGTTGTCGGTCTGGGGGAGGTGATGAATTTCCCTGGAGTGTTTTTAAACGATGACAAGATGCATGCTGAAATGGCAGAAGCCCGAAAAGCCGGCAAGGTGATTGGCGGTCATTACGCCAGCCCCGATTTAGGCCTGCCTTTCCATGGTTATGTGGCTGGGGGGCCGCAGGATGATCATGAAGGGACACGCCTGGAAGATGCCCTGGAAAGGGTCCGTCAGGGGATGAAACCCATGTTGCGTTTTGGCTCTGCCTGGCACGATGTTGAGGCACAGATCAAAGCTGTTACTGAGCATAAAGTAGATCCAAGGCACTTCATTTTGTGCACGGATGACTCTCACTGTGAAACACTGGTTGATGAAGGGCATGTAAACCGTGCTGTAAAAGAAGCAATTGCACATGGCCTCGACCCACTGACTGCCATCCAGATGGTCACGCTTAACCCTGCGGAACATTTCGGTGTAACACAAGATGTGGGTTTGATTGCCCCAGGTCGATACGGCGATGTGCTGATTGTAGATAAACTTGAAACCCTGGATGTAAAAGCGGTAGTAGCCAAGGGTAAACTTATTTGCACAGATGGTGATGTACTGGTCGATTTGCCCCAATATCAATACCCCGCCTGGGCTATTGCATCGGTGCATCTGGGACATGAACTACAGGCAAAAGATTTCAGCTTACCTGCGGCAAAGGATGGAACCCATCAAGCCCAAGTGATCGGAGTAATCGAGAACCAGGCACCCACCAGGCATCTCCGAATGCAGGTTGAGGTAACATCAGGTGAAGTGCAGATTGATCCACAAATGGATATTGCTAAATTGGCAGTGGTCGAACGCCATCAAGGCACAGGGCGAGTACAGGTTGGCCTGGTGCATGGTTTTGGATTTACCACCTCTTGTGCCATCGCTACAACAGTTGCCCACGACTGCCATCAGATGATTGTAGTTGGGACGAGCGATGTTGAAATGGCGGTCGCTGCCAACCAGCTTCGGGCAATCGGTGGTGGCCAGGTGGTGATCCGAGATGGTCAGGTGATCGGGCAAGTGGAGCTTCCGATTGCCGGGCTGATGTCTGGCGAACGCGCTGATATTGTCGCGAAGAAAGCAAGGACAGTGTTGGAGGGTTTTAAGACTTGTGGATGCCAGCTCAATAATCCTAATATGCAATTGAGCCTGTTAGCGCTGGTGGTCATCCCAGAGTTACGACTTTCGGATCTGGGTCTGCTGGATGTCACTAAGTTCCAGTTTATTCCCGTCATCGATGGATGAGGATATTTGAGATGGCAAAAAATGGTGTCTCCACTTCACAACGCCTGCATGAAGCGCTTGGACGGAT encodes:
- a CDS encoding bifunctional methylenetetrahydrofolate dehydrogenase/methenyltetrahydrofolate cyclohydrolase FolD, translated to MTAQIIDGKAISEKLLTEIAADVQAMVKNGLPCPGLAAVLVGENPASQQYVSMKRKTCAKYGLESYGYVLPKTATQAEVEGLVKELNADPKVNGILVQLPLPDHLDDEKILNSISVEKDVDGFHPINIGRLAQKGREPLFVPCTPDGCIYLIDQTGFNLKGANAVVLGRSNIVGMPVALLLVKRDATVTICHSRSKDLPSICRSADVLIAAVGRPEMVKADWIKPGAVVIDVGTNRVDDPTTEKGYRLAGDVAFNEAKEVAGWISPYPGGVGPMTITMLLRNTVRAAKIQAKTL
- a CDS encoding 8-oxoguanine deaminase, producing MMGTLLVRNAEILVTMDEQRREIRQGGLFIRDGFIEQVDATEHLPQTADEILDLRDHIILPGLINTHHHFYQTLTRVVPAAQNANLFNWLKTLYPIWGRMTPQDIFISTQAALAELALSGCTTASDHLYIFPNGSKLDDEIEAAKEIGLRLHASRGSMSLGESKGGLPPDRVVEDEGFILKDSQRLIERYHDPKPGAMIQIVIAPCSPFSVTGDLMRSSAALARQYRVQLHTHLAETQDEEVFCLQKFGERPVELMDRYEWINRDVWFAHSVHVNEGEIKVYADHGCGVAHCPTSNMRLASGIAPVMAMLQAGVKLGLGVDGSASNDGSNLLEETRQALLAARVKAGLAGASKSSETSSPLMTARQALEIATLGGASVLGRPDLGSLEVGKCGDFFAINLKRLEYAGALHDPISAIVFCAPVKVDYTIVHGRVVVNQGELAGLDSHKLIEKHNQAAWRLVNGNN
- the ade gene encoding adenine deaminase, with translation MGIISSTISKSLVDVAMGKVPADLVIRNGCWVCVQSAEVLPNTDIAIKDERIAYVGENAGHTIGEHTQVIDAKDRFLVPGLLDGHMHVESGMLTVTEFVRAVIPHGTTGMFIDPHEIANVFGLEGVRLMVEEAACQPIHVWVQMPSCVPSAPGLETPGATLGPREVAEAMSWEGVVGLGEVMNFPGVFLNDDKMHAEMAEARKAGKVIGGHYASPDLGLPFHGYVAGGPQDDHEGTRLEDALERVRQGMKPMLRFGSAWHDVEAQIKAVTEHKVDPRHFILCTDDSHCETLVDEGHVNRAVKEAIAHGLDPLTAIQMVTLNPAEHFGVTQDVGLIAPGRYGDVLIVDKLETLDVKAVVAKGKLICTDGDVLVDLPQYQYPAWAIASVHLGHELQAKDFSLPAAKDGTHQAQVIGVIENQAPTRHLRMQVEVTSGEVQIDPQMDIAKLAVVERHQGTGRVQVGLVHGFGFTTSCAIATTVAHDCHQMIVVGTSDVEMAVAANQLRAIGGGQVVIRDGQVIGQVELPIAGLMSGERADIVAKKARTVLEGFKTCGCQLNNPNMQLSLLALVVIPELRLSDLGLLDVTKFQFIPVIDG